The Arachis ipaensis cultivar K30076 chromosome B10, Araip1.1, whole genome shotgun sequence DNA window agcataAAGCTCACAATAGAGAACACTAGAAAGAGGTATACTGGCAGAACAACCTTTTATCCAAATTCCCATGCTGTCTCTAATAATACATCCAAAGCCAGCTAATTGCTCATTTTCAAAAACGCTTGCATCGCAGTTCACTTTACAGAcattcattggaggtggttcccagttatatttcaaagaagaaggaataatatgtttttggttGATAACAACATTAGAGAAATCTCGAGCAGCATGTTTAACTAAGTGAACAATTTTCTCCTTACTCCATAGATCATTTTGGTGGAAGATGTCATTGTTCCTAtccctccaaatccaccaaaaggCCGCTGCAAAGAGAAACTCATTTTTGTTGAGGTTAGAACGAATCCAAGACACAAAATCCAAATTAGAGTCCTCAACGGTCATTCCCAAATTTAAGCTAATCCAAATCTGACGAGCTTTTTGGCAAGTCCTAAAGCAGTGGTTAATATCCTCTAGAGCAAGATAACATCTCTgacaaaaatcagaagtagaaaTACTTCTTTGAAAACGGTAACTAGCTGTGGGAACTCCGTTGTTGAGGCAAAGCCAGAGCAGACACTTTATCTTCTCCGGTATTCTCAAGCGCCAAAACCAaagccaattttcattatcattccagccaaatttcttcttcaatagccATTCATACCCGCTTTTAGTCGAGTAGGTGAGAGTATTTGAGTTTGTCCAAAACCAACCTGTTTTATCTCCTGCCTGCTTGATAGGATCAAAGAACATCAAATCAAGTTTAACTTCTTCTGGAATCTTGTGCAAAGAATATCCCACTGCCAACGCCCAAGGTGCCAGACATCTTCTAACTTCAAGTGAGAATCAGAAATGTGCACAAAAGGAACCAAAGGAGCTAGCGTTCCACATGGTTGCCAAACATGATACCAAAAGGATTGAGACATCCTGCATGTACACCAATCAAAACCATCACgaagcttttctattgtcttataaGTCGCTCGCCAAGTGCTTGAAACATTATTAGAAAATTTTGGTGAAAAGCAAGAACTCCCAGATAAATATTTTGCCAACATAATTCTTACCCAAAGCTTATCTTTATTATGcaataattgccaaacaagcttTCCGAGTAAAGCAAAATTTACGCATTGAGTATCTCTAATTCCCAAGcctccatattttcttggagTGACAACTTTGTTCCACTTGACCAAATTTAAGCAACGCTCCCCCACCTTTCCCTTCCACAAGAATTGTCTAAGTACAGAATCAATCTTTTGACAAACCGAAGTAGGAAAAAGAGTCACTTGCATCTTATAAATAGGAAGAGAAGAAGCAACAGATTTAATTAAGCAAAGCCTGCCTGCTCTGTTAAGGAGCCGACCTTTCCAACTAGCCAGCCTATTCTTGATCTTCTCTAAAGAGTCCGAAAAAATAGATCTAGCAGCCCGAGGATGATTAAGGTTCACCCCAAGTATTTGCCTAGGTCACTAGTAAAAGGAATATGAGAAACACCAGACAACATTTCCTTCCTTCTATTAGAGATATTTCTAGAACAAATAGATTTGGATTTTTCAATGTTAACCTTCATACCTGAAGCTTTACANNNNNNNNNNNNNNNNNNNNNNNNNNNNNNNNNNNNNNNNNNNNNNNNNNNNNNNNNNNNNNNNNNNNNNNNNNNNNNNNNNNNNNNNNNNNNNNNNNNNNNNNNNNNNNNNNNNNNNNNNNNNNNNNNNNNNNNNNNNNNNNNNNNNNNNNNNNNNNNNNNNNNNNNNNNNNNNNNNNNNNNNNNNNNNNNNNNNNNNNNNNNNNNNNNNNNNNNNNNNNNNNNNNNNNNNNNNNNNNNNNNNNNNNNNNNNNNNNNNNNNNNNNNNNNNNNNNNNNNNNNNNNNNNNNNNNNNNNNNNNNNNNNNNNNNNNNNNNNNNNNNNNNNNNNNNNNNNNNNNNNNNNNNNNNNNtcatctgcaaacatcaagtGAGAAACTCTAGGTCCCCCTCTAGAAACAGCCACACCATCCCAAATACCCTCGTCAACTTGTTTGGAAATAAAGCACGCCAATCTCTCCATGCACAAAACAAATAAATACGGAGAAATTGGATCTCCTTGCCTGAGCCCTCTGCGAGGTTGGAAGCTGTccaatctattcccattccaAAGGATGGAAAAATTTGAGGTCTGAACACAATTCATTACAAGCCGAATAATTAGAGAAGGAAAGCCAAAAGATTCAAGAGTGTGCTCAAGAAAATTCCAATTaactctatcataagccttttctaaatcaatcttaaaagccATAGCTCCTTTTCTAGACTTTGTCCGCTTAAGAAAGTGAAGAACTTCTTGGGCGACAATAGTATTATCAGGTGCTCCTCTACCATGAATAAACCCTCCCTGAGTTGGGCTAACAATCTCATCCAAAAATGGTCGTAATCTATTAACCAGCACTTTAGTCACTAGCTTATAAATTACATTACAAAGGCTTATTGGCCGAAAATCCTTCAATCTAGTTGGAGGGTCGCACTTAGGgataagaacaatcaaagtttccAACAAAGAATGGCTTAACGTCTCCCCTAAGAATGCTTTCTGAACAGTACGCCATACCTCATGACCCACCACATCCCAATATTCCTTgaagaaaaaaacttgaaaaccATCCGGCCCAGGAGCTTTGAACGAGCTCATATTATCCAGAGCTTCTTTAACCTCCAACATTGTTACTGgtttaaaaaaattatcacaAGCATTCTGGCTAAGAGATGGCATAAAAATTTTTCCCATGCAATTAACCTCAACAGGCTCAGTAGaacaaaaaatgtttttgaaGAAATGAACAACCTCCCTTTGCAAAATTTTCGGATCATCAGACCAAGACCCATCACTGATTAGCAACCCATGAACCTTGTTAGATTTTCTTCTAAGGATGGTTTGCATATGGAAAAAGCTAGTATTTCTATCATCATACCGAACCAATTGATCTTCTAGTATTTCAATCCACTATTTGATCTTcgctaaattttgaatttggatGCCACATATTAAAAGACACATCATTTATCACTTGAATTAAAGTCTCAATTGTATTCattattatcttttaaaaatcaaTCTAAGTATGGTGATCTTTctataattaaaattatatacaAATAAAGAAGCATTCTGACGTTAATAAAAAGTATAACACAAACCCAAAATAGTTTCATGAACCCACTAAGGCAAAAAGTCGCATAGATCTTTGTGCTTATTTGGAcgttattattttgataaaaaaaatatttttttaataaaaaaatatctttttttttattttttagtgtgtttggcaaatttttagtagtaaaagtaaaagtactaaaaaaataaaaaaatatatcgtTTTTGATAAgttgtaatttaaatttttttttttgaaaagatctttttcttttaaaaaaaaagatgttttttatataataaataaacaaaaaagtacttttatattgttatacccaaacataattgatagataaaaatatctttttgcatgaaatatccaaacataaaattacttttactttttcataagatcttttaaaaaaagataactaaaaaaaagatctttttttagaaACTCACCCAAACAAGTCATTAATCCACTAAAAAATACGCACCAACATAATTGGAAGAAAGAAAATTCAAACTATTCAAAGAgttgaaaatgaaaaataaaataaaatgaagctAGAAACCTATAGATTATATGTATTTGTATACAACTTATAGACATGTATGTATGTCAGTAATTTACCAAgtacctttaaaattaataagaAATACAGACATTAGACACACATTACTATATTTTAGGTAATTGATTAATTAAAGTCATCAAATGAGATACACCACATAACAAATTAGACATTTTACATTTTACATTTTTCATCAAATAAGGTAGgtttcttttccaaatcatatatATCCATCATATGTGTTGTGTAACACCTTTGAACAATTCTATTCATTTGTAGGAGGAATCATCCAATTGGGAAGAAGGATATTAGCACTAGCATTAATTTGGATACCTTCTTCATTatcattatgttcttcattatcACTTCTATCTTGTGGCATTCCTCTGCATATATATTGATCAATTAATATTTGAGTTTTCATTCAATAAAAAGCCATTAATCCTATATCACTCACCTAATATTCAAGTTTTCTGAGGTTTGAGGTGCAACAGTATAATTATCTTGCAGCTCCAATTGACGAGTCTGTTCTGTGGTAGCTTTTTCTTTCCCCTTGATCTAGTTTTCactcaatttatatatatattcaaattcagtgtaagatttgaaattcatgtatatAGTCAAATTTGAAGGAAAAAATTGTTACCTTCTTAGCTAGTGAATTGTTTTGTTCATTTAGAGCTTTCTCCTGTTCAATATTGTATAACATAaaaatgtaaatataataataaatttaaattgtAGACTAACGAAAAAAAATAATGACGTGTGTCCACATTGGCTGATTGGAATTTGTTTtctagaataaaaataaaatacaaacatctcttaaaagttaaaaagataataataattataacaaCAACATCACAAGCGTCTCTCATTAGAAAAAAAGATAACCTTATTAATTACATTCAAAACTAAAAGATTAGTAGTGAAGGTATAAATAAGATTTAGTCAAAAGGAGAAACTGAGACTTCTGTTCTGTCACTACTTTTAGGTTATATTATATTAGTGCTTAAGGTATTGTTACTCCAATAATTGACTTGCTAAATTCTAAGTAGCTTTACATGTGGTGATTTTCAATAAATCCTCACAGTACTTTGATTTATGATTTTGAACTTCTCTTTTGTAGTTTGATTCTGGTTGATGTTGGAAAAGGTTGTCTAATTTAATTTTGTCAAtgttttctaataaaaaaataggGTCATTGTCTTTTGCTCACaactttataaaattttaattttgttaataatactTAAAATTATCTCAGTTTCATATttaatgaatttgaattattttaaggttatatttaatatttttaaattaattttgtcAAATATATACCGTTATATATAGCCAGTGGCATGACAATTGGCCATAGAAATATATTTGATAACATTTAGAGATGTTAAttgttaaattaattaaaaaaagttaCNNNNNNNNNNNNNNNNNNNNNNNNNNNNNNNNNNNNNNNNNNNNNNNNNNNNNNNNNNNNNNNNNNNNNNNNNNNNNNNNNNNNNNNNNNNNNNNNNNNNNNNNNNNNNNNNNNNNNNNNNNNNATTTTATTCTAAAAgattttgttaaaattttcaaaatgcaTAATTTTTTTCCACTTAACTTTTTGAAGCAATAATTCTTTCACTTGGCCATCAAAAAAGTGTTTGGCTCTATTTTCCAATTCTAATAATAACTTTTCTTGGAAGATTTTGAGTTGAGATTCAATGTCAAAATAGTTTTGGACgtatatatttgattttttttttttctaatatcgAATTAAGGCCAAATTCCAGTTACCACGACCTTAGCATGTTTTGGGATTAATATAAGTCTTGAAACTTTATGTGTATATCCTTCTGCTTTTCTCTCAAACTAATAAAGCATTTTTTATAATATTGTAGACTCTCTAGActataaaacatataaaaaaaaaaaagtaaaattatcaacaaagaaaaataattagACAACcagcataatttattattattgatcAGGAGTTAGCTATcactatttaaattaaaaatgtaggctaaaatatatttttagattactagaataaaaaaattaggtTGATAGCtaaaaataacaaacaaaaataataaattttgttggtTTTCGAGCATTTCTCTAAAATAACTATTAATAAAAGGTTTAGTTATTCTGTTAGTCCTTATATAgctttactaaatttttaattagatcttgatatttttttttttaattggatctctACACTActttaaattttgtaattaagtcatttttattttaaaaatgttaaaattaacataatatttctcTTAAAATACATTCGGTTaaagatttaattaaatttttaattatgaatacctTCAATTTACGAAAAAATATTCAGTTAGATCTAACATTTTTTACATTAGGAAggacctaattataaaattaaaaataatataggaacctaattaaaaaaaataaaaaattaattaaaaatttagtaaaactataaagaccaatagaataattaaacttaaaaaaaatatttaacaaaAATCATAGAAGATTGTTTTTGTTTACCaaaaatgatgatcaaacattaacTTTAGATCAGTTTTAGTGAACAAAGACAATCATATATAACTGTCGGTGAGTTTCTATCTTCTATAGTTATGTGATCAACATTATTATCTTTTGTGTGTATTCTttgtaattaaataaaagcaaaCAATAATAACCTTTTTCTGAAGCAGTGAGATATTCTCATACATGATTTGATTCTGCAAGTTACACATGATAAAACAATCATCAGAATTACTGAATATATATGATATTCAGTTCAATGTTCAAAACAGTCAAATTAAAGTTGCTTCCAtggttttaatttattaattacctTTCGTGATCTAATTTGTTTAAGAGCAGAATCAAGCTGTTGTTCTAAATTCTGAAGTTCTCTCATACTTAGGCCTTGAAGATCTTCACCCATAAAATgcctgaaaaaggaaaaaaaattagcaTAAACACAGATATGTATTATACTAATTACATATatacaagaaaggaaaagagttttAAACCCTtgcttaattattattatttgataccTTTGATTCCTTTGTAAGACTTCCACCCTTGCTTTGAGCTTTGCATGTTCTAAAGTCCAGTTTGCCTGACACCACatatcataaattaaattataaaagtatgAGAATagctacatatatatacatacaacaagTTGAAGTTGTTCATGAGTGGAGAATTTAGATAATAAGcatttattattatatacatacatatataccaTATATCATTATACAAGATTTTTCGGTGATGTACATACCAAGAAAAAGAATTTAGGGAAGGAAAAAGTATACAAGAATTTGGTTAACTACTGAACttataaaaatagagagaaaaatgtTAATCTAAATATATTGTCAACCATTCATATATTATTATGTGAATTTGTGTGATACTTTTCCATTTCACAATATTTGTCTAAACCAAAAGCCACATAGATTAAAGaaaacaacataaaaaataattggTAATAATGGTACATGAAAATTTCTATTATTATCANNNNNNNNNNNNNNNNNNNNNNNNNNNNNNNNNNNNNNNNNNNNNNNNNNNNNNNNNNNNNNNNNNNNNNNNNNNNNNNNNNNNNNNNNNNNNNNNNNNNNNNNNNNNNNNNNNNNNNNNNNNNNNNNNNNNNNNNNNATgaatttatataaacaaatataaaaaatattatttatatactaaaattagttattatatatttatatataaatatatattattttatttattttttttatatattttatatttaaatatatattttatacaaataactAATTTAATGACTGATTTTTTTATCTATGTGTAATATGATAGAAACATATATTGTTATAAATAGAAGGAGTAACTGTATGTTACAAAGTTAAACACTTTGTCTAAGAGTAAAACATGAGTGAATAATCAGACAAAAAAAATAGAGATATATCATATATGTGAAATATCTTAAATGCACTTTATATGAACTTAgtgtataataaaaataattaacataattTAATGATATTGTTTTAAATGAAGAAGAATATAGTATTTATATCATTATTGTTTTCAACATGGCCTACATTTGGTCCCTGAGCATTCGCCACAAGCTGCTGTCTCTCCGCATATGAATACCTTTCATACCTTTCGATTATCCTCTCCATACTGTTcacaaggaaaaaaaaagaagcaagcaaAAATGAGCAAATTAAGTTGAAACATTATTCACACAGAAATTTTCTTCACTTGCTACAAATACATGAGGCATCTTTTAGTCTTTTACTATGATAACATAAGCAAAACTGAGGCAGTATCTTGACacagaaaagggacaaagacaAATAATCACAATATTTTG harbors:
- the LOC107623986 gene encoding truncated transcription factor CAULIFLOWER A-like, whose product is MGRGRVQLKRIENKINRQVTFSKRRAGLVKKANEISVLCDAEVALIIFSTKGKLFQFSSDSCMERIIERYERYSYAERQQLVANAQGPNANWTLEHAKLKARVEVLQRNQRHFMGEDLQGLSMRELQNLEQQLDSALKQIRSRKNQIMYENISLLQKKEKALNEQNNSLAKKIKGKEKATTEQTRQLELQDNYTVAPQTSENLNIRGMPQDRSDNEEHNDNEEGIQINASANILLPNWMIPPTNE